The nucleotide sequence ATCGGGCAGGCGATCACCGACACCGCGTCGTCGGCGAGCGCGGTGCGCAGCGTGGGGAGGAGGTCGCCGGCGCTGCGGATCGCGTACCCCCTGGCACCGAACGACGCGGCGTACGCCGGGAGATCCGGGTTGGTGAACGCCACGTGGGACGAGCGGCCGAGCTCGAGCTCCATCTTCCACCGGATCAGCCCATAGCTCTCGTCCACCCAGACCAGGGCGACGAGGGCGATGCGCTCTCTGACCGCGGTCTCCAGCTCCTGGCTGTTCATCAGGAAGCTGCCGTCGCCCATGACCGCGAGCACCTTGGCTGAGGGCCTGGCGAGCTTCGCTCCGAGTGCACCCGGCAGGGCGAATCCCATGGTCGAGAGGGCGTTGGAGACCAGGCAGGTGTTGGGACGATGGGTGGGATACAGCCGCGCCATCCACATCTTGATCGCCCCGGTGTCGGCGAGGACGATGTCGGTGTCGTCGAGCGCCGCGCGGATGTCCGCGACCACCCGCTGAGGCTTCAGCGGAAACGACGCATCCTGGGCTCCACGGTCGAGCTCGGCGCGATGCAGGGCACGGATGCGCATGTCCGCTGCGGCGATGGCCGCCCGCGGGGGAACCATGTCCGCCAGCCGTTCGAGAGCCTCGGCGATGTCGCCGATGGCCTGCACCTCCGGGAGGTAGTGGGTGTCCGTGTCAGGGCTGAAACGGTGGAGGTGCAGGATGCGCTTGTCGGCGTCCGGGTTCATGCGCGCCGGCGCGAACTCCTGGAGCTCGTAGCCGACCGAGACGATCACGTCGGCGGTGTCGAATGCGAAGTTCTGGTAGTCGTGGAGCATGAAACCCATCGGTCCCA is from Candidatus Dormiibacterota bacterium and encodes:
- a CDS encoding acetolactate synthase large subunit, whose amino-acid sequence is MRDRTVAQLLVACLEREGVEYLFGIPGEENIHFVDALNGSSIRFILVRHEQGASFMADIYGRLSGRAGVCCATLGPGAINLLLGVADAQTDSTPLVAISATVGRERSYKETHQAVDLVALFRPVTKRADVVPTPAAVPELVRRAFDLAQAERCGAVYLAVPEDIEACAIPDTLVPLPRCRATAGTARQADLETLVEILSAARRPVVLAGGGVARAGEGASRALTRFAERAGLPVATTFHGKGTIDDRHPNALGPMGFMLHDYQNFAFDTADVIVSVGYELQEFAPARMNPDADKRILHLHRFSPDTDTHYLPEVQAIGDIAEALERLADMVPPRAAIAAADMRIRALHRAELDRGAQDASFPLKPQRVVADIRAALDDTDIVLADTGAIKMWMARLYPTHRPNTCLVSNALSTMGFALPGALGAKLARPSAKVLAVMGDGSFLMNSQELETAVRERIALVALVWVDESYGLIRWKMELELGRSSHVAFTNPDLPAYAASFGARGYAIRSAGDLLPTLRTALADDAVSVIACPIDYSENTRLTDALGALTAAL